A stretch of the Archangium violaceum genome encodes the following:
- a CDS encoding enoyl-CoA hydratase-related protein, with protein sequence MAEFKVDARGPIEIWTIDGEGRRNAISRAMLKEFEEMVARVSSGHDTRAVIITGAGDKAFCAGADLKERSTMSEPEVRAFLDGLRRTLRSLEKSDCVFIAAINGAAFGGGTELALTCDLRVAAPAAELGLTEVKLGIIPGGGGTQRLARLVGPGRAKDLILTGRRINAAEAFSIGLVNRLAPEGHLLDTAYSMAESIVENAPIAVATAKHAIDEGLSKELDEALALELRHYEKVLATEDRLEGLKAFAEKRKPVYKGR encoded by the coding sequence ATGGCGGAGTTCAAGGTCGACGCACGAGGACCCATCGAGATCTGGACCATTGACGGCGAGGGGCGGCGCAATGCCATCAGCCGGGCGATGTTGAAGGAGTTCGAGGAGATGGTGGCCCGGGTGTCGAGTGGTCACGACACGCGGGCGGTGATCATCACCGGGGCGGGGGACAAGGCGTTCTGCGCGGGGGCGGACCTCAAGGAGCGCAGCACGATGAGCGAGCCCGAGGTGCGGGCCTTCCTGGACGGGCTGAGGCGCACCTTGCGGTCGCTCGAGAAGAGCGACTGCGTGTTCATCGCGGCGATCAACGGAGCGGCCTTCGGAGGCGGGACGGAGCTGGCGCTCACGTGCGACCTGCGGGTGGCGGCGCCGGCGGCCGAGCTGGGGCTGACCGAGGTGAAGCTGGGCATCATCCCCGGAGGAGGCGGGACGCAGCGCCTGGCGCGGCTGGTGGGGCCGGGACGGGCGAAGGATCTGATCCTCACCGGGCGGCGCATCAACGCGGCGGAGGCCTTCAGCATCGGGCTGGTGAACCGGCTGGCGCCGGAGGGGCACCTGCTGGACACGGCGTATTCGATGGCGGAGAGCATCGTGGAGAACGCGCCCATCGCGGTGGCGACGGCGAAGCACGCCATCGACGAGGGCCTGTCGAAGGAGCTGGACGAGGCGCTCGCGCTGGAGCTGCGCCACTACGAGAAGGTGCTGGCCACGGAGGACCGTCTGGAGGGACTCAAGGCCTTCGCCGAGAAGCGCAAGCCCGTCTACAAGGGCCGTTAG
- the zwf gene encoding glucose-6-phosphate dehydrogenase has translation MMQSAMKVWDGIEAAGERAREIPEPCTMILFGASGDLAARKLVPALFRLFQEGQLPAEFTLVGASLSQLGHEGFRARMRAAVERAHGAGRVDERAWNTFARGLFYMSMDITSAWDYARLGELLGQVEEERRTRGNRLFYLSVSPTFFGDVVERLGESGLSRSNAKGWSRIVVEKPFGTDLESARQLNTRIRRYFDEQRIYRMDHYLGKEMVQNLLVLRFANGIFEPLWNHRHIDHVQVTCAEPLGVEGRGRYYEQSGAMRDMIQNHAFQVLSLIAMEPPASLDPEAVRDEKVRVLEAARPFTPERIRAECVRGQYGAGLIAGEPVCGYREEPGVSPTSGVETYAMLTMRFDNARWAGVPFYVRSGKRMKERVTEVVVQFKEGRGNLFGTEQRERLSANQLIIRIQPRESVTLRVAMKAPGRAVRVRDMDMSYFYESMREGPPPEAYERLLLDSMLGVSTLYTREDMVERAWELVMPVLDEWSRGGAEPNYAAGSWGPEAASRLLARHGHTWNGE, from the coding sequence ATGATGCAATCAGCGATGAAGGTATGGGATGGGATCGAGGCAGCCGGCGAGCGCGCCAGGGAGATCCCCGAACCGTGCACGATGATCCTCTTCGGAGCGTCCGGTGATCTGGCGGCACGCAAGCTCGTTCCCGCGCTCTTCCGGCTCTTCCAGGAGGGACAGCTCCCGGCGGAGTTCACCCTCGTCGGGGCCTCTCTCTCCCAGTTGGGGCACGAGGGATTCCGAGCGCGGATGCGCGCCGCCGTCGAGCGGGCCCACGGGGCCGGCAGGGTGGACGAGAGGGCGTGGAACACGTTCGCCCGGGGGCTGTTCTACATGTCGATGGACATCACCTCGGCCTGGGACTACGCGCGGCTGGGCGAGTTGCTCGGCCAGGTGGAAGAGGAGCGCCGGACGCGGGGCAATCGTCTCTTCTATCTCTCGGTGTCACCCACGTTCTTCGGTGACGTGGTGGAGCGGCTGGGCGAGTCGGGGTTGTCCCGATCCAACGCGAAGGGCTGGTCACGCATCGTCGTCGAGAAACCCTTCGGCACGGATCTCGAAAGCGCGCGGCAGCTCAACACCCGCATCCGCCGGTACTTCGACGAGCAGCGCATCTACCGGATGGATCACTACCTCGGGAAGGAGATGGTGCAGAACCTGCTGGTGCTCCGGTTCGCCAACGGCATCTTCGAGCCGCTGTGGAACCACCGGCACATCGATCACGTCCAGGTGACGTGCGCCGAGCCCCTGGGCGTCGAGGGGCGGGGCCGGTACTACGAGCAGTCGGGGGCGATGCGGGACATGATCCAGAACCATGCCTTCCAGGTGCTCTCGCTGATCGCCATGGAGCCGCCCGCGAGCCTCGATCCGGAAGCCGTGCGTGACGAGAAGGTCCGGGTGCTGGAGGCGGCACGGCCCTTCACCCCCGAGCGCATCCGCGCCGAGTGCGTGCGCGGGCAGTACGGGGCGGGCCTCATCGCTGGCGAGCCCGTGTGCGGGTACCGCGAGGAGCCGGGCGTCTCGCCCACCTCGGGAGTGGAGACCTACGCGATGCTCACCATGCGCTTCGACAACGCGCGCTGGGCCGGCGTGCCCTTCTACGTGCGCTCCGGCAAGCGGATGAAGGAGCGTGTCACGGAGGTGGTGGTGCAGTTCAAGGAGGGCAGGGGGAACCTGTTCGGCACCGAGCAGCGGGAGCGGCTGTCCGCCAACCAGTTGATCATCCGGATCCAACCGCGCGAGAGCGTCACGTTGCGAGTGGCGATGAAGGCTCCCGGGCGAGCGGTGCGCGTGCGCGACATGGACATGAGCTACTTCTACGAATCCATGCGGGAGGGGCCGCCGCCCGAGGCCTACGAGCGGCTGCTGCTGGACAGCATGCTCGGGGTCTCCACGCTCTACACGCGGGAGGACATGGTCGAGCGGGCCTGGGAGCTGGTCATGCCCGTGCTGGATGAGTGGTCCAGGGGCGGCGCCGAGCCGAACTACGCCGCCGGGAGCTGGGGCCCGGAGGCGGCCAGCCGCCTGCTCGCGCGCCACGGGCACACCTGGAACGGGGAGTGA
- a CDS encoding TIM44-like domain-containing protein — MRTAWNRSLAHWAPWLLPGLGLVLLIPLVALARGGGGENYSAPSNNRDSGGEGGSLPIELIYWLVRLTFLYPHVMLPLIGIGVAGWYFYQRNLHPTGATRRAIQQREAEQRTTVSTRDVEGWVNALRLKDPQFELQPLIDRTQRLFLALQDAWFRRDMSPVRPFLSDATYQRFEVQLQLMKDQGVRDAITDIQVLDVQLIGLDQGQWFDTVHMRVRARMRDTDVAASASEAEALAAAKRASLESFTEVWSFVRKPGVQTRLGEDLFQGKCPHCGAPFNGGASNRCEYCNAIVNSGNYDWTLSEITQGIEHVRHYAHVDNLREAREADPALNLEILEDRASLLFWKWIDAQSHGTTKRLHKVAAPQAIDRLDEELGELRQQGRRKVFLECAVGGVITRGFELDPNGFDRAHIEVRWSARMGVGPANERPPSLPTVPQRWVFTLLRKHGARTNTDNGMSTNRCPQCNAPLTDSAAITCDYCGTALGSGERDWVLASAAPFESWDARTPAVDQTAFVQGPVDDVITDPQERQRLLYMMAALAASDGEVGRSERKLLELCARRWSVPWSNVEMALNMGPQLFTRLVQRRTPEAEVFLRNLVEMALVDGRIDRKERRMLEFAAGHLDLTDKLPELLRER, encoded by the coding sequence ATGCGCACCGCATGGAACCGCTCCCTCGCTCATTGGGCTCCCTGGCTCCTTCCGGGCCTCGGGCTCGTCCTGCTCATCCCCCTCGTGGCGCTCGCCCGCGGCGGCGGCGGGGAGAACTACTCCGCGCCCTCCAATAACCGCGACTCCGGAGGGGAGGGTGGCAGCCTTCCCATCGAGCTCATCTACTGGCTGGTGCGGCTCACCTTCCTCTATCCCCACGTCATGCTCCCGCTCATCGGGATCGGAGTGGCCGGCTGGTACTTCTACCAGCGCAACCTCCACCCCACCGGCGCCACCCGGCGGGCCATCCAGCAGCGCGAGGCCGAGCAGCGCACCACCGTCTCCACCCGGGACGTCGAGGGCTGGGTCAACGCACTGCGGCTCAAGGATCCCCAATTCGAGCTCCAGCCGCTGATCGACAGGACGCAGCGGCTCTTCCTGGCGCTTCAGGACGCCTGGTTCCGGCGGGACATGTCCCCCGTGCGGCCCTTCCTCTCGGACGCCACCTACCAGCGCTTCGAGGTGCAGCTCCAGCTCATGAAGGACCAGGGCGTGCGCGACGCCATCACCGACATCCAGGTGCTGGACGTGCAGCTCATCGGGCTCGACCAGGGTCAGTGGTTCGACACCGTCCACATGCGCGTGCGCGCCCGGATGCGCGACACCGACGTGGCCGCCTCCGCCTCCGAGGCCGAGGCCCTCGCCGCCGCGAAGCGCGCGTCGCTGGAGTCCTTCACCGAGGTCTGGTCCTTCGTCCGCAAGCCCGGTGTCCAGACACGGCTCGGCGAGGACCTCTTCCAGGGCAAGTGCCCCCACTGCGGCGCCCCGTTCAACGGCGGGGCCTCCAACCGCTGCGAGTACTGCAACGCCATCGTCAACTCGGGCAACTACGACTGGACGCTCTCGGAGATCACCCAGGGGATCGAACACGTGCGCCACTACGCCCACGTGGACAACCTGCGCGAGGCGCGCGAGGCCGACCCGGCCCTCAACCTGGAGATCCTCGAGGACCGCGCCTCGCTGCTGTTCTGGAAGTGGATCGACGCCCAGAGCCACGGCACCACGAAGCGCCTGCACAAGGTGGCCGCGCCCCAGGCCATCGACAGGTTGGACGAGGAGCTCGGGGAGCTGCGCCAGCAGGGCCGGCGCAAGGTGTTCCTGGAGTGCGCCGTGGGCGGGGTCATCACCCGCGGCTTCGAGCTGGACCCGAACGGCTTCGACCGGGCCCACATCGAGGTGCGCTGGAGCGCCCGCATGGGCGTTGGCCCCGCCAACGAGCGCCCCCCTTCCCTGCCAACCGTCCCGCAGCGCTGGGTCTTCACGCTGCTGCGCAAGCACGGCGCTCGGACCAACACCGACAACGGCATGTCCACCAACCGGTGCCCCCAGTGCAACGCGCCCCTCACCGACTCGGCCGCCATCACCTGCGACTACTGCGGCACCGCGCTCGGCAGTGGCGAGCGGGACTGGGTGCTGGCCTCGGCGGCTCCCTTCGAGTCCTGGGACGCCCGCACGCCCGCGGTGGACCAGACGGCGTTCGTCCAGGGGCCGGTGGATGACGTCATCACGGATCCCCAGGAGCGCCAGCGCCTGCTCTACATGATGGCCGCGCTCGCCGCCTCCGATGGCGAGGTGGGCCGCTCCGAGCGCAAGCTGCTCGAGCTGTGCGCGCGCCGCTGGAGCGTGCCCTGGAGCAACGTGGAGATGGCCCTCAACATGGGGCCCCAGCTCTTCACCCGGCTCGTCCAGCGCCGCACGCCCGAGGCCGAGGTCTTCCTGCGCAACCTGGTGGAGATGGCGCTCGTGGATGGGCGGATCGACCGCAAGGAGCGGCGGATGCTCGAGTTCGCCGCCGGCCACCTGGATCTCACCGACAAGCTGCCGGAGCTGCTGCGCGAGCGGTAG
- a CDS encoding GMC family oxidoreductase, with the protein MERNGKGGLGLLVHQVRSGELDREGFLLAAGQAGVPAERAAALADEALAAWENQRRLRENPREAHDFIVIGAGSAGCVLAARLSEDPANQVLVLEAGGPGTHPDVFIPSRWKQLLGTELDWNYQTVPQRHAADRIVPCPRGKMLGGCASNNASVWARGHRLDFDGWAAQGNPGWDDETVRRVFKDLEDYSGGEDEYRGVGGPLRISRAVDPHPLARAFMEAAQLAGFPTTRDYNGERMEGAGFFDLSVADGERFSVARALLFPAMRRPNLTVLTHAEVTRLIFEGRRCTGVEFRHGGQVRRVRALREVVLSAGAINSPKMLMQSGVGPADELRALGIPVVHALPGVGQELQDHILVAGINYESRIPLPPPRGNGAEATLWWRSQPGLSRPDIQPILHQFPVVTDELGPLPDNGYSIIPGLVRPASRGRMRLASADPSAPPVLDMNYLGHEADVEALRVAVELSRELGASRAFDRFRKRELMPGPLGRAGMVEWIRKATTCFFHPTSTCRMGVDERSVVDPRLRVHGLEGLRVADASIMPEITSGPTNAPTIMIGEQASRFILSRTDAGRNRNG; encoded by the coding sequence ATGGAGCGGAACGGCAAGGGCGGCCTCGGATTGCTCGTCCACCAGGTGCGCAGTGGCGAACTGGACCGGGAGGGTTTCCTCCTGGCCGCGGGGCAGGCGGGCGTCCCAGCCGAGCGCGCGGCGGCACTGGCGGACGAGGCCCTGGCCGCCTGGGAGAACCAGCGCCGGCTGCGAGAGAACCCTCGCGAGGCCCATGACTTCATCGTCATTGGCGCGGGCTCGGCCGGGTGCGTGCTGGCCGCCCGGCTGTCCGAGGACCCGGCCAATCAGGTGCTGGTGCTCGAGGCGGGAGGCCCCGGCACGCATCCGGACGTGTTCATCCCGTCGCGCTGGAAGCAATTGCTCGGCACCGAGCTGGACTGGAACTACCAGACGGTGCCCCAGCGGCATGCCGCGGATCGGATCGTCCCCTGTCCTCGCGGCAAGATGCTCGGAGGCTGCGCCAGCAACAACGCCAGTGTCTGGGCGCGGGGCCACCGCCTGGACTTCGACGGCTGGGCCGCCCAGGGCAATCCCGGCTGGGATGACGAGACGGTCCGCCGCGTCTTCAAGGACCTGGAGGACTACTCCGGTGGCGAGGACGAGTACCGGGGCGTGGGTGGCCCGCTGCGCATCTCCCGCGCGGTGGATCCGCATCCTCTCGCCCGGGCCTTCATGGAGGCTGCCCAGCTGGCGGGGTTCCCGACGACGCGCGACTACAATGGCGAGCGGATGGAGGGCGCGGGTTTCTTCGACCTGAGTGTCGCCGACGGCGAGCGCTTCAGCGTGGCCCGGGCCCTGCTCTTTCCGGCCATGCGCCGGCCCAACCTGACGGTGCTCACCCACGCCGAGGTGACGCGGCTGATCTTCGAGGGCCGCCGGTGTACGGGCGTGGAGTTCCGTCATGGCGGCCAGGTGCGCCGGGTGCGCGCCCTGCGCGAGGTGGTGCTGTCGGCCGGTGCCATCAACTCCCCGAAGATGCTGATGCAGTCCGGGGTGGGGCCGGCGGACGAGCTCCGCGCCCTGGGCATCCCCGTAGTGCACGCCCTGCCGGGCGTGGGCCAGGAGCTGCAGGATCACATCCTGGTGGCGGGCATCAATTACGAGAGCCGCATTCCCCTGCCACCGCCTCGGGGCAATGGCGCCGAGGCGACCTTGTGGTGGAGGTCCCAGCCGGGGCTCTCCCGCCCCGACATCCAACCCATCCTCCACCAGTTCCCCGTCGTCACCGACGAACTGGGCCCCCTGCCCGACAACGGCTACTCCATCATCCCCGGCCTGGTCCGTCCCGCTTCCCGGGGCCGCATGCGGCTGGCTTCCGCGGACCCCTCCGCTCCGCCAGTCCTCGACATGAACTACCTGGGCCACGAGGCGGACGTCGAGGCGCTGCGGGTCGCCGTCGAGCTGTCCCGGGAGCTGGGTGCTTCGCGCGCCTTCGACCGCTTCCGCAAGCGTGAGCTCATGCCCGGACCGCTCGGCCGCGCCGGGATGGTGGAGTGGATCCGCAAGGCGACCACCTGCTTCTTCCACCCCACCAGCACCTGTCGCATGGGCGTGGACGAGCGCTCGGTGGTGGACCCGCGGTTGCGCGTCCATGGCCTCGAGGGCCTGCGCGTGGCGGACGCGTCGATCATGCCGGAGATCACCTCCGGCCCCACCAATGCCCCCACCATCATGATTGGGGAGCAGGCCTCGCGCTTCATCCTCTCTCGGACCGATGCCGGGAGGAACAGGAATGGCTGA
- a CDS encoding DUF2239 family protein yields MSEKQKNYTGFAGHQLIGSGALEDVALKAKERLDRDESSQILIFDDETGEPIHPDFRGTREQFLEKLAKKMARAAGGSEEAEEPRRSGPGRPKLGVVSREVSLLPRHWEWLNEQPGGASVTLRKLVEEAKRASQGTDRARRSWEAAYKFMQAMAGDFPGFEEASRAFFAKSHERFDAQIQTWPKDVRNHLRKLVAIAIRDEKATAS; encoded by the coding sequence GTGTCGGAAAAGCAGAAGAACTACACGGGTTTCGCGGGTCACCAGCTCATCGGCTCGGGGGCGCTGGAGGACGTCGCCTTGAAGGCGAAGGAGCGGCTCGACAGGGACGAGAGCTCTCAGATCCTCATCTTCGACGACGAGACCGGGGAGCCCATCCACCCGGACTTCCGGGGGACGCGGGAGCAGTTCCTGGAGAAGCTCGCGAAGAAGATGGCCCGGGCGGCGGGCGGGTCCGAGGAAGCGGAGGAGCCGCGAAGGTCCGGTCCGGGCCGGCCGAAGCTGGGGGTGGTGTCCCGGGAAGTGTCGCTGCTGCCGCGCCACTGGGAGTGGCTCAACGAGCAGCCCGGCGGAGCGTCGGTGACCTTGCGCAAGCTCGTCGAGGAAGCGAAGCGCGCGAGCCAGGGGACGGATCGGGCGCGGCGCTCGTGGGAGGCGGCCTACAAGTTCATGCAGGCCATGGCGGGAGACTTCCCCGGCTTCGAGGAAGCCTCACGCGCCTTCTTCGCGAAGAGTCACGAGCGCTTCGATGCGCAGATCCAGACCTGGCCGAAGGACGTGAGGAATCACCTCCGGAAGCTGGTGGCGATCGCCATCCGGGACGAGAAGGCGACCGCCTCCTGA
- a CDS encoding Kelch repeat-containing protein has protein sequence MRSITSLCFSLCFSLLTLACGNGDGGGTDTPTEPPGAWREVAPIEGGPRQEHGVAALDGKVYVVAGVNPANTTLVSVYDPRSDSWSQAAPIPMPMNHPNVAAVGGKLYVIGGMVSDFPWYAVGNAFEYDPRTNTWTELSPMPAGTERGSSAVGVSGTKIYLAGGLRSLAADFQDTVATFSSYDVVTGTWETLPDLPEPRDHVGGAIVDGTFYVLGGRANGVENVKGTVFAYELSTGTWSTRAPLPTPRGGVAAAVIGKKIYVIGGEGNPAPGSQGVYGDNEVYDTERDTWSVLAPMLTPRHGTGAAAVGSTVYVPGGAAQTRLGPIVSVEAFTP, from the coding sequence ATGCGCTCCATCACCTCCCTCTGTTTCTCCCTCTGCTTCTCCCTGCTCACGCTCGCCTGCGGCAACGGCGACGGGGGCGGAACCGACACGCCCACGGAGCCACCGGGCGCGTGGCGTGAGGTCGCTCCCATCGAGGGTGGCCCTCGACAGGAGCACGGCGTCGCCGCGCTCGACGGCAAGGTCTACGTCGTCGCTGGCGTCAATCCGGCGAACACGACGCTCGTCTCGGTCTACGATCCGCGGAGCGATTCGTGGTCCCAGGCCGCGCCTATTCCCATGCCCATGAACCACCCGAATGTCGCGGCGGTGGGTGGGAAGCTCTATGTCATCGGCGGCATGGTCAGCGACTTCCCCTGGTACGCCGTCGGCAACGCGTTCGAGTACGATCCGCGAACGAACACCTGGACGGAGCTCTCGCCCATGCCCGCGGGGACGGAGCGCGGGAGCTCGGCTGTTGGCGTGAGCGGCACGAAGATCTACCTCGCGGGCGGGCTGCGTTCGCTCGCAGCCGACTTCCAGGACACGGTGGCGACCTTCTCGTCGTATGACGTCGTGACGGGCACCTGGGAGACCCTCCCGGACCTGCCCGAGCCGCGCGATCACGTCGGCGGCGCGATCGTGGATGGCACGTTCTACGTGCTCGGCGGACGGGCCAACGGCGTCGAGAACGTCAAGGGCACCGTCTTCGCCTACGAGCTCTCGACGGGTACCTGGTCGACGCGCGCGCCGCTGCCGACTCCGCGCGGCGGTGTCGCGGCGGCGGTGATCGGCAAGAAGATCTACGTCATCGGTGGCGAGGGCAACCCGGCTCCGGGCTCCCAGGGCGTCTACGGTGACAACGAGGTCTACGATACCGAGCGCGATACCTGGTCGGTGCTCGCTCCGATGCTGACGCCGCGCCACGGTACTGGCGCGGCCGCGGTCGGCTCGACGGTCTACGTCCCCGGCGGCGCGGCCCAGACGCGGCTCGGGCCCATCGTCTCCGTCGAGGCGTTCACTCCCTGA
- a CDS encoding head GIN domain-containing protein encodes MQLRSHLLPALLLVSAPVLAQDAAANGGQIDVPDFHEVAVSHGIHAEVKPGPKSVRLEGNADELSRVKLEVRDGVLTTKVEKSGMFFSKGLKDVRLYVTNPRVEGVTASGGSHVNVEATRVESFEVRASGGSQLRITDVDARELDVEASGGSQLSLKGRTDELEISASGGSVIEANKVQAESLEVEASGGSAIQAAPERSITGELSGGSMVKSFTKPKQVQVDSSGGSKVEYK; translated from the coding sequence ATGCAGCTCCGCTCCCACCTCCTCCCCGCCCTCCTGTTGGTCTCCGCTCCCGTCCTCGCGCAGGACGCCGCCGCCAACGGGGGGCAGATCGACGTGCCCGACTTCCACGAGGTGGCGGTGAGCCACGGCATCCACGCCGAGGTGAAGCCAGGTCCCAAGTCGGTGCGCCTGGAGGGCAATGCGGACGAGCTGTCCCGGGTGAAGCTCGAGGTGAGGGACGGCGTGCTGACGACGAAGGTGGAGAAGTCGGGGATGTTCTTCTCCAAGGGGCTCAAGGACGTACGCCTCTATGTCACCAACCCGCGCGTGGAGGGGGTGACGGCCAGTGGCGGCTCCCACGTCAACGTCGAGGCCACCCGCGTGGAGAGTTTCGAGGTGAGGGCCAGCGGCGGCTCCCAACTGCGCATCACCGACGTGGACGCACGGGAGCTCGATGTGGAGGCCAGCGGCGGCTCCCAGCTGTCGCTGAAGGGCCGCACGGATGAGTTGGAGATCTCCGCCAGCGGCGGCTCGGTCATCGAGGCGAACAAGGTCCAGGCCGAGTCGCTCGAGGTCGAGGCCAGTGGGGGTTCCGCGATCCAGGCCGCCCCCGAGCGGAGCATCACGGGAGAGCTGTCCGGTGGCTCGATGGTGAAGTCCTTCACGAAGCCCAAGCAGGTCCAGGTGGACAGCTCCGGCGGCTCCAAGGTCGAGTACAAGTAG
- the agmC gene encoding adventurous gliding motility protein AgmC — MRIALFLIGLLVAGRSWAEPDTFELGSGKDGELIITSSGVVLNRYARLTADAAEGTSTLTVADATGFAAGDLVLLHQSTGLSPAPDSGDQNPIDLGDGPVGRFEYARVASVSEGGVLGLTAPLLYGYAANLSQVVEVPEYTALEVSSGASLRAEPWDGGVGGILAMMVTGSLRNDGLITVDGAGFRGGALDLSYINLNECTGLDTPVDAGGAYKGEGLVAGSAGTASGRGNLTHGGGGGICHNSGGGGGGHAGMGGQGGRAAPADNERDVGGLGGAPLVYLPYERLVFGGGGGAGEGNNGANTGGGSGGGLMLIRAGNVQGQEGRFSAMGTTAPGKARDDGAGGGGAGGAISIRTAKRLECGLAEASGGPGGNVGEIAFPVGTGGGGGGGVVFLQGSPLACETRVRAGEPGRTEVDGGTHGAGPEDVDGGTVRGSEQIDSSPFRLPDPPRLTQPVNGATQVEPTLRIEGRVRPGVQRVHLFLDGRPLTRLEPESNGHFAYDVPEALPQGVHELRASAELLGVRSPVSAPNTFEVNSVSLPMPPIALDVGCGCGSASGMGLWAGVMLLAAWAARRRRPL, encoded by the coding sequence ATGCGGATTGCCCTGTTCTTGATTGGGTTGCTCGTGGCGGGTCGCTCGTGGGCGGAACCGGACACCTTCGAGCTGGGTTCGGGCAAGGACGGCGAGCTGATCATCACGTCCTCGGGCGTCGTCCTCAACCGCTATGCGCGGCTCACGGCCGACGCGGCGGAGGGCACGAGTACGCTGACGGTCGCGGACGCCACGGGGTTCGCGGCTGGAGACCTGGTGCTCCTCCACCAGTCCACGGGCCTGTCACCCGCGCCGGACTCTGGAGATCAGAATCCCATCGACCTCGGCGACGGACCGGTGGGCCGCTTCGAGTACGCGCGGGTGGCCTCGGTGTCGGAAGGAGGGGTGCTCGGCCTCACCGCGCCGCTGCTGTATGGCTATGCGGCCAACCTGTCGCAGGTGGTGGAGGTGCCCGAGTACACGGCGCTGGAGGTGAGCTCGGGGGCCTCGCTGCGCGCCGAGCCCTGGGACGGGGGCGTGGGCGGCATCCTCGCGATGATGGTCACCGGCAGCCTGCGCAACGACGGCCTCATCACCGTGGATGGCGCGGGCTTTCGGGGCGGTGCCCTGGACCTCTCCTACATCAACCTCAACGAGTGCACGGGCCTGGACACGCCGGTGGACGCGGGAGGCGCCTACAAAGGAGAGGGTCTGGTGGCCGGCAGCGCGGGCACGGCCTCCGGGCGTGGCAACCTGACCCACGGCGGCGGAGGGGGCATCTGCCACAACTCCGGCGGTGGAGGCGGAGGGCATGCCGGGATGGGAGGCCAGGGTGGGCGGGCCGCCCCCGCTGACAACGAGCGGGACGTGGGAGGCCTGGGCGGGGCGCCACTGGTGTACCTGCCCTATGAGCGCCTCGTCTTTGGCGGTGGCGGTGGAGCGGGGGAGGGCAACAACGGCGCCAACACGGGAGGCGGGAGCGGGGGCGGATTGATGCTCATCCGTGCCGGGAACGTACAAGGCCAGGAGGGACGCTTCAGCGCGATGGGAACCACCGCACCGGGGAAGGCCCGGGACGACGGCGCGGGGGGTGGTGGGGCGGGCGGGGCCATCTCCATCCGGACCGCGAAGAGGCTGGAGTGCGGTCTGGCGGAGGCCTCGGGCGGCCCGGGAGGCAACGTGGGCGAGATTGCCTTTCCCGTCGGAACGGGAGGTGGAGGTGGCGGGGGCGTGGTGTTCCTCCAGGGCTCTCCCCTGGCATGCGAGACCCGGGTGCGCGCCGGGGAGCCCGGCCGGACGGAGGTGGACGGCGGCACGCATGGGGCCGGCCCCGAAGACGTGGACGGCGGGACGGTGCGCGGCTCCGAGCAGATCGACTCCAGCCCCTTCCGGCTGCCCGACCCGCCCAGGTTGACGCAGCCCGTGAACGGAGCCACCCAGGTAGAGCCGACGCTCCGCATCGAAGGGCGTGTCAGGCCTGGCGTCCAGCGGGTCCATCTCTTTCTCGATGGAAGGCCCCTGACGCGGCTCGAGCCGGAGTCCAATGGCCACTTCGCGTACGACGTCCCCGAGGCGCTCCCGCAGGGCGTCCATGAGCTGCGCGCCTCCGCGGAGCTGCTCGGCGTACGCAGCCCCGTCTCCGCGCCCAACACCTTCGAGGTCAACAGCGTGAGCCTTCCCATGCCCCCCATTGCACTGGACGTGGGATGCGGCTGCGGAAGCGCTTCGGGCATGGGGCTCTGGGCCGGGGTGATGCTGCTGGCCGCATGGGCCGCGCGCCGCCGCCGCCCGCTCTGA